ATCGGATGTGATGCTCACCCCGCGCGAGCGCGTTGATCTGATGGACGTTTCGCCGAAGCAGCTCGTTTCGGTCGCTGCCTCGCTGATTCCGTTCCTTGAGAACGATGACGCCAACCGCGCGCTAATGGGCTCGAACATGCAGCGTCAGGCTGTGCCGTTGGTGCGCGCTGAAGCACCGCTGGTCGGTACCGGCATGGAGCGGATCGTGGCGCAGGATTCTGGCGCTGCCATTGGTGCACGCCGCACTGGTATCGTGGAACAGGTGGACGCGACGCGTATCGTGATCCGTGCCACCGAAGACCTCGATCCAGGTCGTCCGGGCGTTGATATCTACCGCTTGATGAAGTTCCAGCGGTCGAACCAGAACACCTGCATCAACCAGCGTCCGCTTGTGACGATTGGTGATGAGGTGAAGAAGGGCGAGATCATCGCTGACGGTCCGTCGACCGAGATGGGTGAGCTGGCGCTCGGCAAAAACGTGCTCGTCGCGTTCATGCCGTGGAACGGTTACAACTTCGAGGATTCCATTCTGATGTCGGAGCGCATCGTGAAAGACGATGTGTTCACCTCCATCCACCTTGAAGAGTTCGAGGTGATGGCGCGCGACACCAAGTTGGGCCCTGAAGAGATTACTCGCGATATTCCGAACGTGTCGGAAGAGGCGCTGAAGAACCTTGATGAGGCCGGCATGGTCTATATCGGGGCTGAGGTCGAAGCTGGCGACATTCTTGTCGGCAAGATCACGCCGAAGGGCGAAAGCCCGATGACGCCGGAAGAAAAGCTTCTGCGCGCCATCTTCGGTGAAAAAGCCTCCGATGTGCGCGACACGTCTTTGCGTGTGCCACCAGGTGTGAAGGGGACCATTGTTGAGGTCCGCGTCTTCAACCGTCACGGCATCGATAAGGATGAGCGCGCGATCGCCATCGAGCGTGAGGAAATCGAACGCCTCGGCAAAGACCGCGATGACGAGCAGGCGATCCTCGATCGCAACGTCTACGGTCGCCTCGCCGACATGCTGTCCGGTAAGGACGGCATTGCCGGACCGAAGGGTTACAAGAAAGGCACGAAGATCACGACTGACGTGCTCAACGAGTACCCGCGGTCGCAGTGGTGGACGTTCGCGCTCGACGACGACACGCTGATGGGTGAGATCGAAGCGCTGCGCGCGCAGTACGATGAATCCAAGGAACAGCTGGAACAGCGGTTCATGGACAAGGTCGAAAAACTGCAGCGTGGTGATGAGCTTCCCCCAGGTGTGATGAAGATGGTCAAAGTCTTCATCGCCGTGAAGCGCAAGATCCAGCCGGGCGATAAAATGGCCGGCCGCCACGGCAACAAAGGCGTGGTGTCAAAGATCGTGCCGCAGGAAGACATGCCCTTCCTCGATGACGGAACGCCGGTCGATGTGGTGTTGAACCCGCTCGGTGTGCCATCGCGTATGAACGTGGGACAGATCCTGGAAACCCATATGGGTTGGGCCTGTTCCGGTCTTGGCAAGTCGATCCAGAAGGCGGTCGATGCTTACAAGGCTGAGGCCAATGTGGCGCAGCTGGAAGAGCGGATCAGCACGATCTATGGCGATGCCGTTGAGGTCGACAAGCTTTCGGAAGGCGAGATTGTCGGTCTTGGCAAGCAGCTTTCCAAGGGTGTGCCGATTGGTACGCCGGTCTTTGATGGTGCCCGTGAGCCGGATGTGGCCGAGATGCTGGAAAAGGCAGGTCTCGATCGTTCCGGTCAGGTGACCCTCTATGATGGCCGCACTGGCGATCAGTTCGACCGCAAGGTGACGGTTGGGTACAAATATGTGCTCAAGCTGCATCACTTGGTGGACGATAAGATCCACGCCCGTTCGATCGGACCGTACTCGCTTGTTACCCAGCAGCCGCTGGGCGGTAAGGCGCAGTTCGGTGGTCAGCGCTTCGGTGAGATGGAAGTGTGGGCGCTTGAGGCGTATGGCGCGGCCTACACGCTTCAGGAGATGCTCACCGTCAAGTCCGATGACGTGGCCGGTCGTACCAAGGTGTACGAGGCGATTGTCCGCGGCGAGGACGCGTTTGAAGCTGGCATTCCCGAAAGCTTCAATGTGCTCGTCAAAGAGATGCGGTCTCTTGGCCTCAATGTGGAGTTGGCGCAGAGCGAGGAAGACGAAGATGATGAGGGCATCATCGACGTTGAAATCCCAACGCAGGACGCTGCCGAGTAACGAACAAAGATACCAAGGGGCAGGGCGCTTTGCGTCCCGTCCCTTGGAGCGCGTGAACGATTGAATTGCCCGGGTCTGACGACAAGCCGATAGCGCAAGGCTTGAAGTAGACCCCTTAGGAGACACGCTTTGAACCAGGAAATCCAAAACGTCTTTGGCCGTGACGTTCAGTCCACGATGCCAAGTTTTGACCAGATCCGCATTTCACTTGCGAGCCCGGAGAAAATTCTCTCCTGGTCGTATGGCGAGATCAAAAAGCCTGAAACGATCAACTACCGTACGTTCAAGCCCGAGCGGGACGGCCTTTTCTGTGCGCGTATTTTTGGCCCGATCAAGGACTATGAGTGCTTGTGCGGCAAATACAAGCGCATGAAATATAAAGGTATTATCTGCGAGAAGTGCGGCGTTGAAGTCACGCTGACCAAGGTGCGCCGCGAGCGCATGGGCCATATTGAGTTGGCCGCGCCGGTTGCGCACATCTGGTTCCTGAAATCGCTGCCGTCGCGCATTGCAACGCTGCTCGACATGGCGCTCAAAGATGTGGAGCGGGTGCTCTACTTTGAGAACTATGTCGTCACCGAGCAGGGCCTGACGCCGCTCGCTCCCTATCAGCTGATGTCGGAAGAAGAGTATCTTCAGGCGCAGGATGAGTATGGCGCGGACTCGTTCACCGCCATGATTGGCGCCGAAGCAATCCGCAAGCTTTTGGGCGACCTTGATCTGCCGGTGCTGCGCGAGCAGCTTCGCGTGGAGATGGTGGAAGCCACCGGCGAGCTGAAGCCGAAAAAGCTTGCCAAGCGCATCAAGCTGATCGACGCGTTTCTCAATTCTGGCAACAAGCCGGAATGGATGATCATGACCGTAGTGCCGGTCATTCCTCCCGATTTGCGCCCGCTGGTGCCGCTGGATGGCGGACGTTTTGCGACGTCTGACCTCAACGACCTGTATCGCCGTGTGATCAACCGGAACAACCGCTTGAAGCGGCTGATCGAGCTACGCGCGCCGGACATCATCATCCGCAACGAGAAGCGCATGCTTCAGGAAGCGGTTGATGCGCTGTTTGACAATGGTCGCCGAGGCCGCGTCATCACCGGTGCCAACAAGCGTCCGCTGAAATCGCTTGCCGATATGCTCAAAGGCAAGCAGGGCCGGTTCCGTCAGAACCTGCTCGGCAAGCGTGTTGACTATTCGGGTCGCTCGGTGATCGTGACCGGTCCTGAACTGAAACTGCACCAGTGCGGCCTGCCGAAGAAGATGGCGTTGGAGCTGTTCAAGCCGTTCATTTATGCGCGCCTTGATGCCAAGGGCTATTCCAACACAGTCAAGCAAGCCAAGAAGCTGGTCGAGAAAGAGCGTCCGGAAGTTTGGGATATCCTCGATGAGGTGATCCGCGAGCATCCGGTGATGCTCAACCGTGCGCCGACGCTGCACCGTTTGGGCATCCAGGCGTTTGAGCCGGTGCTCATCGAAGGCAAGGCCATTCAGCTTCATCCGCTGGTTTGTACCGCCTTTAACGCGGACTTTGACGGCGATCAGATGGCTGTGCACGTTCCGCTGTCGCTGGAGGCGCAGCTGGAAGCGCGCGTCCTGATGATGTCGACCAACAATATTCTGCACCCGGCCAATGGTCAGCCGATCATCGTGCCGTCGCAGGATATGGTTCTTGGCCTCTACTACCTGACCATCGAAGCCGACAATGAGCCTGGCGAAGGCATGGTGTTCGGTTCGACCGGTGAGGTGCAGGCTGCGCTGGATGCGAAGATCATCACGCTGCACACCAAGATCAAAGGCCGCTACAAAACGGTCGACGAAGCCGGCAACATGATTTCGGAGATCCACGATACGACCGCCGGTCGCTATCTGCTCGCCGACCTGCTGCCGAAGAACGTCAAGGTGCCGTTCGATGCCGCCAACCGTCTGATGACCAAAAAGGAAATCAGCCGGATGATCGACGCCGTCTATCGTGCGTGTGGGCAGAAAGAGACGGTTATCTTCGCCGATCAGGTGATGGGCTTTGGTTTCCGCCAGGCCTGTAAGGCTGGCATTTCGTTCGGTAAGGACGACATGGTGATCCCCGACACCAAGAAGGGCCTCGTTGATGAGACCCGGACCATGGTTGAGGAGTTCGAGCAGCAGTACAATGACGGTCTGATCACCCAGGGTGAGAAGTACAACAAGGTTGTTGATGCTTGGGCCAAGTGCTCCGACAAAGTGGCCGATGAAATGATGGGCCGCATCTCCGCTGTTGAGATCGACGAGGAAACCAACCGTCAGAAGCCTATCAACTCGGTTTACATGATGGCGCACTCCGGTGCCCGTGGTTCGCCGGCACAGATGAAACAGCTTGCCGGTATGCGTGGCCTGATGGCCAAGCCCGATGGCTCGATCATCGAGACGCCGATCACGTCGAACTTTAAAGAAGGTTTGACCGTGATGGAGTATTTCAACTCCACACACGGTGCCCGCAAGGGTCTGGCCGATACGGCGCTGAAGACGGCCAACTCCGGCTATCTGACTCGCCGCCTTGTCGATGTGGCGCAGGATTCGATCATCAGTCAGGTGGATTGCGGCAGCGAAAACGGCATTCGCGTTCAAGCGATTGTCGATGCCGGGCAGGTTGTCGCCTCGCTGGGTCAGCGCGTCCTTGGACGTACGGCTGCTGATGACGTCATCCACCCCGAAACGCTGGAAGTGGTTGTTGCCAAAGGATCGCTCATCGATGAGAAGATGGTGACGGCCATCGAAGAGAGCGGCGTGCAGGGCGTGAAAATCCGTTCGGTGCTCACCTGTGAGACCCGTCACGGCGTTTGCGGCACCTGTTATGGCCGTGACCTTGCACGTGGTACGCCGGTGAACATGGGTGAAGCTGTCGGCGTTATCGCCGCGCAGTCGATTGGTGAGCCGGGCACCCAGCTGACGATGCGTACGTTCCATATCGGTGGTACGGCGCAGGTGGTGGATAGCTCGTTCATCGAGTCAGGCCATGAAGGCAAGATCACGCTGCGCAATCGTTCGATCTCCCGCAACACGGAAGGTCATTTGATTGCAACGGGTCGCAACATGTTCATCGTTGTCACCGACGATCAGGGCAATGAAGCTGCCGTACACCGCGTGACCTATGGTTCGCGTTTGTTGATCGAGGAGGGCGACATCGTCCGCCGTGGTCAGCGCATGGCCGAGTGGGATCCTTACACCCGTCCAATCCTTGCCGATGTTGACGGTCTGGTTGAGTTCGAAGATTTGGTCGATGGCGTGTCCATGTCCGAGCAGGTCGATGAAGTCACCGGTATCGCCAAGCGTCTGATCATCGACTGGCGTTCAACGCCGCGCGGCGCTGACCTGCGTCCAGCGATGGTGATCAAGGACAAGAAGGGCGAGATCCTCAAGACCGCACGCGGTGGCGATGCTCGTGCCCTGTTGCCTGCCGATGCCGTGCTTTCGGTGTCGCCTGGCGACAAGGTGAAAGCCGGTGACGTGTTGGCGCGTATCGCGCTTGAAAGTGCGAAGACGCGTGACATCACCGGTGGTCTGCCGCGTGTTGCCGAACTGTTCGAAGCGCGTCGTCCGAAAGATGCGGCCATCATGGCCGACATTGACGGCGTGGTGCGTTTTGGCCGCGATTACAAGAACAAGCGTCGGATTTCGATCCAGCCGCACGAAGAAGGTATGGAGCCAGCTGAATATCTGATCCCGAAATCCAAGCACATGCAGCTTCAGGATGGGGATGAGGTTCAGAAGGGTGACTTCCTGATCGATGGTCTGCCCGCACCGCACGACATTCTTGCGGTCAAGGGCGTGGAAGAGTTGGCGGCCTATCTCGTCAACGAAATCCAAGAGGTCTATCGCCTCCAGGGTGTGCTTATCAACGATAAGCATATTGAGGTGATCGTGCGTCAGATGCTGCAGAAGGTGGATATCACCGATCCAGGTGACAGTGAGTTTCTGGCCGGTGAGCAGGTTGATCGCATCGAGCTTGAAGAGCTCAATGAACAGCTGACCGCCGATGGCAAGAAACCAGCGTCCGGTACGCCGGTCCTGCTGGGCATCACCAAAGCCTCGCTGCAGACACGTTCGTTCTTCTCAGCGGCATCGTTCCAGGAGACCACGCGTGTGCTCACCGAGGCGGCCGTCAACGGTAAGGTCGATACGCTTGAAGGCTTGAAGGAAAACATCATTGTGGGTCGTCTGATCCCCGCCGGTACTGGCCGAATGATGAACAAGATCAAGCAGGTTGCGCAGAAGCGCGATGATCTCATCCTCGATGCTCGCGAAGCCGAACCCGTTGTGGACGTCGAAGCGGTTCTGGAAGATCTGTCCGAGCAGACGCCGGCCGAGTAGGTCGAAGTCTTCTCCAACAAGAATCAAGGCCGCTGGAATCAGGTGTGATTCCAGCGGCCTTTTACCCTCTAGGGTGCCCATTGATGCGACGAACTTTTGTTGCGTCTCAGCCGTCGCAAACGCACAGTTTGCAAAGGGTGGATGAGGGCGGAACACGAAGGCTGGCCTTATGATTGCCGCAGCGGGCGTTTCTGGCCGGAAATTGCCGCAGGGGGCTTGACCAACACCCCTCTGCATCGTATCTCCCGCTCACTTTTGCGGCAGGCCGTGGTTCGCAAAGCCGATTAGCTTGTGCCAATTCGCAAGTGGGCTTCGTACCAAACGCTGCTTTGACTGGCTGCAAATTGAAGCATGTCACGATCCGGAGTTCGCTCCTGGTCCTCTGATTGCAAAGCGCCCGGGGGTTTCCCCAAGGGGCGCTTTGTTTGTTGTCGTTAAGGTACGCGTCTTTTGGCTTTGACCTGGGCGCAATCGATGAGGCGAAAAGCTGTTGGCCAATTGGGCCAGCGCGTTCGACCAAAAAGGAAGAGGCTTAGATGCCAACAATTAATCAGCTGATCCGCAAGCCGCGCCAGGCTCCGGTCAAGCGTAACAAAGTTCCGGCTCTGGAGCAGAACCCGCAAAAGCGCGGCGTTTGCACCCGTGTCTACACCACCACCCCGAAGAAGCCGAACTCGGCCCTTCGTAAGGTTGCCAAGGTGCGCCTTGTGAATGGCTTTGAAGTGATCGGTTACATCCCGGGCGTCGGCCACAACCTGCAGGAGCACTCGGTTGTGATGCTTCGCGGTGGCCGCGTGAAGGATTTGCCGGGCGTGCGTTATCACATTCTGCGCGGTGTTCTGGATACCCAGGGCGTTAAAGACCGTAAGCAGCGTCGTTCCAAATACGGCGCCAAGCGTCCTAAGTAAGGGTAAGAAGCGATGTCACGTCGTCACGCAGCCGAAAAGCGCGTCGTCAACCCTGATCCCAAGTTCGGTGATCTGGTTGTCTCCAAATTCATGAACGCCATCATGATTGATGGCAAAAAATCTGCCGCTGAGCGCATTGTTTATGGTGCCTTCGACACCATCGAAACACGCACCGGTCAGAACCCGTTGGAAGTGTTCCATCAGGCTCTGGGCAACGTGTCTCCATCGGTTGAGGTTCGTTCACGCCGTGTTGGTGGTGCAACCTACCAGGTGCCGGTTGAAGTGCGCACCGAGCGTCGCCAGGCACTGGCCATCCGTTGGCTGATCGCCGCCGCACGTGGACGCAATGAAAACACCATGGTCGATCGCCTGTCGGGTGAAATGCTGGACGCTTCCAGCAACCGCGGCACCGCCGTGAAAAAGCGCGAAGACACGCACCGGATGGCCGATGCCAACCGCGCGTTCTCGCACTATCGCTGGTAATTTTGAACCGTTTGGTTCGCTAAGGAGCATCCCCCCATGGCACGCGACTACGTCATTGAGGACTATCGCAATTTCGGCATCATGGCTCACATTGATGCTGGCAAGACGACGACGACCGAGCGCATCCTGTATTACACAGGCAAGTCGCACAAAATCGGCGAAGTGCATGATGGCGCTGCCACCATGGACTGGATGGAACAGGAACAAGAGCGCGGCATCACGATCACGTCCGCTGCGACCACCACGTTCTGGGAAGGCCGTGACGGCAAGAAGCGTCGCTTCAACATCATTGATACGCCAGGCCACGTTGACTTCACCATTGAAGTTGAGCGTTCGCTGCGCGTGCTCGATGGCGCGATTGCACTCCTGGACGCCAATGCCGGCGTCGAACCGCAGACCGAAACCGTGTGGCGCCAGGCTGACAAGTACCACGTGCCGCGTATGATCTTCGTCAACAAGATGGACAAGATCGGTGCTGATTTCTATCGCTCCGTCGAGATGATCGAAGAGCGCCTGGGCGCAACACCTGCCGTCGTTCAACTGCCGATCGGTTCCGAGAACGAGTTCGCCGGTGTCGTTGATCTCATCGAGATGAAGGCGTTGGTTTGGAAGTCTGAAAACCTTGGCGCTGAGTGGGATGTCGTTGACATCCCGGCTGATTTGCAAGAGCGCGCCGAAGAGTTCCGCGAGAAACTCATCGAGACCGTCGTGGAAGTCGATGATGAAGCCATGGACGCCTATCTTGAAGGCACCATGCCGGACAACGACACCATTCGTCGCTTGATCCGCAAGGGTACGTGTAACGTTGATTTCTTCCCTGTGTTCTGTGGCTCTGCTTTTAAGAACAAGGGCGTCCAGCCGCTGCTCGATGCTGTGGTTGATTATTTGCCTAGCCCGGTCGACATCCCCGCCATCAAAGGTATCGATGTGAAGACCGAAGCTGAGGCGGACCGCAAAGCATCTGATGATGAGCCGCTTTCGCTTCTGGCGTTCAAGATCATGAACGACCCGTTTGTTGGCTCGCTAACCTTCTGCCGCATCTATTCGGGCGTGCTGGAGCAGGGTTCGACGCTGCTGAACTCGGTGAAAGACAGGAAAGAGCGTGTTGGCCGTATGATGCTGATGCACTCCAACAGCCGTGAAGACATCAAGATCGCCTATGCGGGCGACATTGTTGCCATCGCTGGCCTGAAGGAAACAACAACGGGTGACACGCTGTGTGATCCGCAAAGCGCTGTTATTCTTGAGCGTATGGAATTCCCTGAGCCGGTCATCGAGATCGCAATCGAGCCTAAAACCAAGGCTGATCAGGAGAAGATGTCCATCGCTCTTAACCGTCTGGCGGCTGAAGATCCTTCTTTCCGCGTGAAGGTCGACCATGAATCAGGTCAGACCATCATTGCCGGTATGGGCGAGTTGCACCTCGACATTCTGGTTGATCGCATGAAGCGTGAGTTCAAGGTTGAGGCCAATATCGGCCAGCCGCAGGTGGCCTATCGCGAAACCATCACCAAGACCGCTGATGTGGACTACACCCACAAGAAGCAGTCGGGTGGTTCGGGTCAGTTTGCCCGCGTGAAGATCACAATCGAGCCGGGCGAGGCCAATTCCGGTTACGTGTTCACCGACACAGTGGTCGGCGGCAATGTGCCCAAGGAATACATCCCAGGCGTTGAAAAGGGCATTGGCTCGGTCATGTCTTCGGGTCCGATTGCCGGCTTTCCTATGCTCGACATCACTGCCACGCTGACCGATGGCGCCTACCACGATGTGGACTCCTCGGTTCTTGCCTTTGAGATCGCTGGTCGTGCCGCGTTCCGCGAAGCTGTTCAAAAGGCTGGCCCAAAACTGCTTGAGCCGGTGATGAAGGTCGAGGTCGTAACCCCGGATGAGTATGCCGGATCGGTGATGGGCGATCTCAACTCTCGCCGTGGTCAGATCCAGGGCACCGAGACCCGTGGTGTTGCCACGGTGATCAACGCCTTCGTGCCGCTGGCCAACATGTTTGGCTATGTGTCAGCGCTGCGATCCTCCACGCAGGGCCGCGCGCAGTACACCATGCAGTTTGATCATTATGAGCAGGTTCCGCAAGCAATCGCGGAAGAAGTTAAGTCCAAATACGCTTAACCCAAGCGTTCTTGCGACCCCCAAGATTAACACGACGTCAGTCGAGATTACGGAGAGCCTAAGATGGCGAAAGAGAAGTTTGAGCGTAACAAGCCGCATGTGAATGTTGGCACGATTGGTCATGTTGACCATGGCAAGACGACGTTGACGGCGGCGATCACGAAGTATTTTGGCGATTTCAAAGCCTATGATGAGATCGATGGTGCGCCTGAAGAGCGCGCGCGCGGTATCACCATTTCGACCGCTCACGTTGAGTATGAGACGGACAACCGTCACTACGCCCATGTCGACTGCCCAGGCCATGCTGACTATGTGAAGAACATGATCACCGGTGCTGCGCAGATGGATGGCGCGATCCTGGTGTGCTCGGCTGCCGATGGCCCGATGCCGCAGACCCGCGAGCACATTCTGCTGGCCCGTCAGGTCGGTGTGCCGGCGCTTGTCGTGTTCATGAACAAGGTTGACCAGGTCGACGATGAAGAGCTGCTTGAGCTCGTCGAAATGGAAATCCGTGAGCTGCTCTCGTCCTACGACTTCCCGGGCGATGATATCCCCATCATTGCCGGTTCGGCTCTGGCCGCTCTGGAAGGCAAGACGCCTGAGATCGGTGAGACCAAGATCCGCGAACTGATGGAGCAGGTAGACAGCTACATCCCACAACCTGAGCGTCCGGTGGACCAGCCGTTCCTGATGCCGATCGAAGATGTGTTTTCGATCTCCGGCCGCGGTACGGTTGTGACCGGTCGTGTGGAGCGCGGTGTGGTGAATGTGGGCGACGAGATCGAAATCGTCGGCATCCGCGACACCCAGAAGACGACCTGCACGGGCGTTGAGATGTTCCGTAAGCTGCTTGATCGCGGTGAAGCGGGTGACAATATCGGTGCGCTGCTGCGCGGTGTCGGCCGTGAAGATGTTGAGCGTGGCCAGATCCTCTGCAAGCCGGGTTCGGTGACGCCGCACACCAAGTTTGTGGCTGAGGCTTACATCCTGACGAAGGAAGAGGGTGGCCGTCACACGCCGTTCTTCACCAACTACCGTCCGCAGTTCTACTTCCGCACGACCGATGTGACCGGCATCGTGACGCTGAAGGAAGGCACCGAGATGGTGATGCCGGGCGACAATGTTGAGATCAATGTTGATCTGATCGTGCCGATTGCGATGGAAGAGAAGCTGCGCTTCGCTATCCGCGAAGGCGGCCGCACCGTCGGCGCAGGCGTCGTCTCAAAAATCGTCGAGTAGACAGACTTATAGCGCGCGGTGCGCCACATGGTGGCCGCGCGCTTTTTCGTTCCCTCGTGAGGCTCCAAGGGTGGGGCGTCACACAGAAGATAGGCAGAAGGTTCGGCCATGAACGGACAGAACATTCGAATTCGGTTGAAAGCGTTCGACCATCGTGTCCTCGACACGTCGACCGTTGAAATCGTTTCGACCGCCAAGCGGACGGGTGCGCAGGTGCGCGGTCCCATCCCGTTGCCGACGCGGATTGAAAAATTCACGGTCAACCGCTCGCCGCACATCGACAAGAAGAGCCGCGAGCAGTTCGAGATCCGCACGCATAAGCGGCTTTTGGACATCATCGACCCGACGCCACAAACAGTGGACGCGCTGATGAAGCTCGATTTGTCCGCTGGCGTGGATGTGGAAATCAAGCTGGGCGGCTAAAGCCGTCAGCTTTCAAGAAACAAGCGTTTGAAACGCGATTAGAAGGACGAGACCCATGCGGTCAGGACTTATCGCACAGAAGGTGGGCATGACCCGCATCTTCGCCGAGGACGGGCGTCATATCCCCGTGACGGTTTTGAAGATCGACAATTGCCAGGTGGTTGGCCACCGCACCATGGAAAAGAATGGCTACACGGCCATGCAGCTGGGTTGCGGCCTGGCGAAGGTGAAGAACACGACCAAAGCTGAGCGCGGCGCATTTGCCAAAGCAAATGTCGAGCCGAAGCGCAAAGTCGTCGAGTTCCGCGTGTCAGAAGACAATTTGGTTGATGTCGGTGCTGAGTTCACCGCCGATCATTTTGTTCCTGGCCAATATGTGGACGTGTCCGGCACGTCGATCGGTAAAGGGTTTGCCGGTGCGATGAAGCGGCACAATTTCGGCGGCCTTCGCGCATCGCACGGCGTGTCGATTTCGCACCGTGCGCATGGTTCTACCGGTCAGTGTCAGGATCCCGGCAAAGTCTTCAAAGGCAAGAAGATGGCCGGCCAGATGGGCAATGAGCGCGTGACCACGCAGAACTTGAAAGTGGTCAAGACTGACGTCGAGCGCGGCCTGATCATGGTTGAAGGCTCGGTGCCTGGCGCCAAGGGCGGCTGGATCATGGTGCGTGACGCCGTGAAAAAGTCTCTGCCTGGCGACGTGCCAACTCCAGGTGCCTTCCGCGCACCGGCTGGCGCTGCAACGGAAACTGCGCAAGTTGAGGAGGCCGTCTAATGGATATCAAGGTCACCAAACTTGACGGTAAGGCTGCCGGTAAGGTCGCAGTGTCTGATGAGGTGTTCGGTCTTGAGCCGCGTGCCGATCTGCTGCAGCGCATGGTTCGCTATCAACTCGCCAAGCGCCAGACCGGCAACCACAAGACCAAGCAGCGTGCCGAGATCAATCGCACGGGCGCAAAATTCGGCAAGCAGAAGGGTGGCGGGCGTGCTCGTCACGGTTCGCGCCGCGTTGGTTCGTTCGTTGGTGGTGGTAAGGCGCACGGTCCCGTCGTTCGCTCGCACGCCCATGATCTCCCCAAGAAGGTTCGCGCTTTGGCCCTTCGTCATGCGCTTTCGTCGAAAGCTCAGACTGAGAACCTGATCGTGGTTGAAAGCTTTGCCGATGTGGAAGCCAAGACCAAAGTGGTCGCTGGCGTTCTCGGTGAGCGCGGCCTGACCAATGCGCTGTTCATTGATGGTGCTTCGGTGAATGACAATTTCGCCAAAGCTGCCCGCAACCTTCCCAATGTGGATGTGCTGCCGGTGCAGGGCATCAACGTCTACGATATTCTGCGTCGTAACACGCTGGTCCTTTCCAAGGATGCGGTCGATGCGCTGGAGGCGCGCTTCAAATGAGCTCGAACCCAAAACTCTATGACGTGATCGTCTCACCGGTGATCACTGAGAAATCGACCATGGCGTCGGAAAACGGTCAGGTGATGTTCAATGTGTCGCCGACCGCCACCAAACCTCAGATCAAACAGGCTGTGGAAGCTCTGTTTTCGGTCAAAGTGAAGGCTGTGAACACGCTGGTCCGCAAGGGCAAGGAAAAGCGCTTTCGCGGCATGATT
The DNA window shown above is from Hyphomicrobiales bacterium and carries:
- a CDS encoding 50S ribosomal protein L23, translating into MSSNPKLYDVIVSPVITEKSTMASENGQVMFNVSPTATKPQIKQAVEALFSVKVKAVNTLVRKGKEKRFRGMIGRQSDVKKAIVTLEDGQSIDVTTGL
- the rplC gene encoding 50S ribosomal protein L3, with amino-acid sequence MRSGLIAQKVGMTRIFAEDGRHIPVTVLKIDNCQVVGHRTMEKNGYTAMQLGCGLAKVKNTTKAERGAFAKANVEPKRKVVEFRVSEDNLVDVGAEFTADHFVPGQYVDVSGTSIGKGFAGAMKRHNFGGLRASHGVSISHRAHGSTGQCQDPGKVFKGKKMAGQMGNERVTTQNLKVVKTDVERGLIMVEGSVPGAKGGWIMVRDAVKKSLPGDVPTPGAFRAPAGAATETAQVEEAV
- the rpsJ gene encoding 30S ribosomal protein S10, whose amino-acid sequence is MNGQNIRIRLKAFDHRVLDTSTVEIVSTAKRTGAQVRGPIPLPTRIEKFTVNRSPHIDKKSREQFEIRTHKRLLDIIDPTPQTVDALMKLDLSAGVDVEIKLGG
- the rplD gene encoding 50S ribosomal protein L4, producing MDIKVTKLDGKAAGKVAVSDEVFGLEPRADLLQRMVRYQLAKRQTGNHKTKQRAEINRTGAKFGKQKGGGRARHGSRRVGSFVGGGKAHGPVVRSHAHDLPKKVRALALRHALSSKAQTENLIVVESFADVEAKTKVVAGVLGERGLTNALFIDGASVNDNFAKAARNLPNVDVLPVQGINVYDILRRNTLVLSKDAVDALEARFK
- the tuf gene encoding elongation factor Tu encodes the protein MAKEKFERNKPHVNVGTIGHVDHGKTTLTAAITKYFGDFKAYDEIDGAPEERARGITISTAHVEYETDNRHYAHVDCPGHADYVKNMITGAAQMDGAILVCSAADGPMPQTREHILLARQVGVPALVVFMNKVDQVDDEELLELVEMEIRELLSSYDFPGDDIPIIAGSALAALEGKTPEIGETKIRELMEQVDSYIPQPERPVDQPFLMPIEDVFSISGRGTVVTGRVERGVVNVGDEIEIVGIRDTQKTTCTGVEMFRKLLDRGEAGDNIGALLRGVGREDVERGQILCKPGSVTPHTKFVAEAYILTKEEGGRHTPFFTNYRPQFYFRTTDVTGIVTLKEGTEMVMPGDNVEINVDLIVPIAMEEKLRFAIREGGRTVGAGVVSKIVE